In Leclercia adecarboxylata, a single window of DNA contains:
- a CDS encoding phage portal protein, producing MANRNSTNGALAALKKLFTSAPRTPVSHLPLSSGHNVISRSGLATLMGKPGDTPGELTTEADSLGIGLALPEDRLAKYPILEEMSKSATVSSALNIHIAHALSTSKRSGLAFTLVAKNPADKEAVARCNELMEDLGEMINAGLPGWGLLMSIFGVGFTRPYGEPGRGIVNIESSYYTLPHFIQEFTRGGQLAGFTGDYLLTPDNLQRTLAEPWFVVPVKNPYWTPSRNQIPMTTGTRGYTLMNDAHNQDLMETQNYGTSFLEHSYEPFMNLCGALNALKATRYNAAKIDRLIALTTGTLDPVNAGNYTRGVSQSLKRNAETLARRSMQASTMPTVLNHLIPVMGDGKNGITIDTQYIPADITGIEDVMFHLRQLCSSMGIDSTMLGWADQMAGGLGEGGWVQTAINAAQRAQWLRQGSQDAILRFADIHLAYKHGKIYLPNQRPFTVQFNSMNTALMAEEARDQDARANFISIITQILDQIQQSPKLAGSDTFMRYLFCDQLKMDPQTLQKMLAEFKATPAEHESDDEDMMNESAPDRHENPEQWSRTQLINFAKFVMSQN from the coding sequence ATGGCAAACAGAAACTCGACTAACGGGGCATTAGCCGCCCTTAAAAAGCTGTTCACCAGCGCGCCCCGGACGCCCGTTTCCCATCTGCCTTTGAGTAGTGGGCATAACGTCATTTCGCGTTCCGGGCTGGCTACGCTGATGGGTAAACCGGGCGATACGCCGGGTGAACTGACGACTGAGGCTGATAGCCTGGGTATCGGGCTGGCTCTGCCAGAGGACCGCCTCGCCAAATATCCGATCCTGGAAGAAATGTCGAAAAGCGCGACAGTCTCAAGCGCGCTCAATATCCATATTGCGCACGCTCTTTCCACCAGCAAAAGAAGCGGTCTGGCGTTCACGCTGGTGGCAAAAAACCCGGCAGACAAGGAAGCCGTGGCCCGCTGCAATGAACTGATGGAAGACCTGGGGGAAATGATTAATGCAGGCCTCCCCGGGTGGGGGCTGCTGATGTCTATTTTTGGCGTGGGGTTTACCCGGCCATACGGTGAACCCGGGCGAGGGATAGTTAACATCGAGTCCAGCTATTACACACTCCCCCACTTCATCCAGGAATTCACTCGCGGCGGGCAGCTGGCGGGCTTTACCGGCGATTATCTGCTGACACCGGACAACCTGCAACGCACACTGGCAGAGCCGTGGTTTGTTGTGCCGGTTAAAAATCCCTACTGGACCCCAAGTCGCAACCAGATCCCGATGACCACCGGCACGCGCGGCTACACCCTGATGAACGACGCGCATAATCAGGACCTGATGGAAACGCAGAATTACGGCACTAGCTTCCTGGAGCACTCGTATGAGCCATTTATGAATCTATGCGGCGCGCTTAACGCCCTGAAAGCGACACGCTACAACGCCGCCAAAATAGATCGCCTGATCGCCCTCACAACCGGCACTCTCGACCCTGTTAACGCAGGCAACTACACGCGCGGCGTCAGCCAGTCACTTAAACGCAACGCGGAGACGTTAGCGCGCCGGTCAATGCAGGCCAGCACCATGCCTACGGTACTAAATCACCTGATACCGGTTATGGGCGACGGTAAAAACGGTATCACCATAGACACGCAATACATCCCGGCAGATATCACCGGCATTGAAGATGTGATGTTTCACTTACGCCAGCTGTGCTCCAGCATGGGCATTGATTCAACCATGCTGGGCTGGGCTGATCAGATGGCTGGCGGGCTGGGTGAAGGTGGCTGGGTGCAAACAGCCATTAACGCCGCGCAGCGGGCGCAATGGCTGCGCCAGGGTTCGCAGGATGCCATTCTGCGTTTTGCAGACATCCATCTCGCCTATAAGCACGGCAAGATTTACCTGCCGAACCAGCGCCCTTTCACCGTGCAATTTAACTCCATGAATACCGCATTGATGGCGGAAGAGGCCCGCGACCAGGACGCCCGCGCCAACTTTATTTCCATCATCACCCAGATCCTCGACCAGATACAGCAAAGTCCGAAGCTGGCGGGCAGCGATACATTCATGCGCTACCTGTTTTGTGACCAGCTCAAGATGGACCCGCAAACGCTGCAGAAAATGCTTGCTGAGTTTAAAGCCACCCCCGCCGAACACGAATCAGACGACGAGGACATGATGAATGAATCCGCGCCAGATCGTCATGAAAACCCTGAGCAGTGGAGCCGCACCCAGTTAATCAACTTCGCCAAATTTGTTATGAGCCAAAATTAA
- a CDS encoding head processing protein produces MKALQTVTDRFSLIDKIRRHTPQNDRNYIIQSVRETFNDPEVQEHIKLGEMYGYYGHGRRAMQYEKNGKLTLPEVSVVIVDGKPVTLTNVPSNRTIAIDVDDNGIITHTQEILDTDPGNIVKGMIASNAGGWSWATGGKDGAVRSLVNSYHGMDYVTIPNYISLDKSSMMLESADTRGEQMHAALRNAGYSDNAATDLCQHFEKMMSSQAMFEAVERTNQMESQLWASQGRLLEVEKRLSEANLMLESQGDSAAKRRKIMRNALTELPVFLSKEQKQALIRMETEEDAQVLAAMLESAVGSAGATLPLSGGKSAHAPAPAGSRTHHVDDDTPMLWLKPRTK; encoded by the coding sequence ATGAAAGCACTTCAAACCGTTACTGACCGCTTTTCCCTTATCGACAAGATTCGACGCCACACGCCGCAGAATGACCGCAACTACATCATCCAGTCAGTGCGTGAGACGTTTAATGATCCAGAGGTACAGGAGCATATAAAACTCGGTGAAATGTATGGGTACTACGGCCACGGACGCCGCGCCATGCAATATGAGAAAAATGGCAAACTCACCCTCCCGGAAGTCAGTGTAGTCATTGTGGATGGCAAACCGGTCACACTGACTAACGTACCATCAAACCGCACCATCGCTATTGACGTGGATGACAACGGCATCATCACCCATACCCAGGAGATTCTGGATACCGATCCGGGCAATATCGTAAAGGGTATGATCGCATCTAATGCGGGCGGCTGGTCATGGGCGACGGGCGGCAAAGACGGCGCTGTGCGCTCACTTGTGAACAGCTATCACGGCATGGACTACGTGACCATACCTAATTACATCAGTCTCGATAAGAGCAGCATGATGCTGGAATCCGCTGACACCCGGGGCGAACAGATGCACGCCGCGCTACGCAATGCCGGATACAGCGATAATGCTGCAACTGATTTGTGCCAGCACTTCGAAAAGATGATGTCCAGCCAGGCAATGTTTGAGGCTGTTGAACGCACAAACCAGATGGAAAGCCAGCTGTGGGCCAGCCAGGGGCGCTTACTTGAGGTGGAAAAACGCCTGAGCGAAGCCAACCTGATGCTGGAAAGCCAGGGGGATTCTGCGGCCAAACGTCGCAAAATAATGCGTAATGCGCTGACTGAACTACCAGTGTTTCTGAGCAAAGAGCAGAAGCAGGCGCTGATCCGAATGGAAACAGAAGAGGATGCCCAGGTGCTTGCGGCCATGCTGGAATCAGCCGTGGGTAGCGCTGGTGCTACGCTGCCTTTAAGTGGAGGCAAATCCGCTCACGCGCCAGCCCCTGCTGGCTCCAGGACCCATCACGTAGATGATGACACGCCGATGTTATGGCTCAAACCACGCACAAAGTGA
- a CDS encoding TIGR02594 family protein: MSQTTEARWVTEARKNLNVREIKGPQHCAEILQYWRDIKRGGIKDDETPWCAAFVGAMLERVGIQSTRFESARSYLTWGTELREPVPGCIVVFARDGGGHVGFVVGQNENRDLLVLGGNQSDAVNVRAFPRTRVTGYRWPAGEDLPGDARLAVQSAQKSTSEA; encoded by the coding sequence ATGAGCCAGACCACAGAAGCGCGCTGGGTAACAGAAGCGCGTAAAAATCTCAACGTCCGCGAAATCAAAGGTCCGCAGCACTGCGCGGAGATCCTGCAATACTGGCGTGATATCAAGCGCGGCGGCATCAAAGACGATGAAACCCCCTGGTGCGCGGCTTTTGTCGGTGCCATGCTGGAGCGCGTTGGCATCCAGTCTACCCGCTTCGAATCGGCTCGTAGCTACCTGACCTGGGGAACCGAGCTGCGCGAACCAGTGCCGGGCTGTATTGTCGTATTTGCCCGCGACGGCGGCGGTCACGTCGGCTTTGTAGTCGGCCAGAACGAGAATCGCGATCTGCTGGTGCTGGGCGGTAATCAGTCAGATGCCGTGAATGTTCGAGCCTTCCCGCGAACCCGCGTTACCGGCTACCGCTGGCCTGCCGGTGAAGATCTTCCTGGTGATGCCCGCCTCGCCGTGCAGAGCGCGCAGAAATCCACCAGCGAAGCGTGA
- a CDS encoding ddrA, which yields MTLTAIERLDLNDQLDDLMIKAQTAKGLDLLDLNDQIEEVMLKLGFGSARAEPTDTIPSVVTEFLAGKFVSQAQMDFVNTLRDVGAYLDQFLSLDDMRQQVRAWIAKNNYAM from the coding sequence ATGACATTAACCGCAATTGAGCGCCTCGATCTGAATGACCAGCTCGATGACTTGATGATAAAAGCGCAGACGGCTAAGGGGTTGGACCTTCTCGATCTCAATGACCAGATTGAAGAGGTGATGTTAAAGCTGGGGTTCGGTAGCGCCCGCGCGGAACCAACTGATACGATCCCTTCGGTTGTCACGGAGTTTTTGGCCGGGAAGTTCGTCAGCCAGGCGCAGATGGATTTTGTGAATACGCTGCGCGACGTGGGCGCTTATCTTGACCAGTTCTTGTCGCTGGATGACATGCGCCAGCAGGTTCGAGCCTGGATTGCTAAAAACAATTACGCGATGTAA
- a CDS encoding head protein codes for MTEFNERISLTDAPYYVAQPITDAVYAELMTGNSADLMLESATIDEVDHAYLGNEMLYTGYSAMFEAVTSERMRLSQTMRAFVRALNRGMNGTGIKAGTDDAGVDEEGRNTIGGAIIGKVRRVNNIPIMTALIPLSDGQSISLIFHSPTADKGKIKNNDLLVAFRFLLNKRDVTHIVAPIGGRDVSLQQVSQALANLTERNSAKFIKQQSAQVKLRADIEGLNAEADQLGEQQSALLEQVETHQQALMSSQTDAQQLRNKLASQRQINADLEAQLAALKANAGSEKITLPGETGRTFTDTTRKVKEGLSMSGIATLSNGAEVAYKTADDNGDLVGWVQITDPSGQVYKMPSPSSQGAKMGETATKLLKAYRENKADKFVVAAQEDNVPLTEPAPTPPPADPAPGSDDNQRTGKYRYALVNRPAGPATIPDGNVDILPPVSQDEPYGRIARHGFVTYDTPLTDADMASFELKLIPTHADLDALAVSIAQGSMNSYAKEYLEMAEEDADTFRSQVSIFARKDAPNVAFPQGDDLAYFLQAMKGALAEAAKTPPEKDTGTGEGGGEEIVKEEVSEADQAANDALAYLQSILSLQSKDMSVIRDARTKVRGAIGALQAAGRDVENEPLVNDAAQHLSDLLVAIQREGATA; via the coding sequence ATGACTGAATTTAATGAAAGAATATCGCTAACCGATGCGCCATATTATGTCGCCCAGCCCATTACTGACGCTGTTTACGCGGAGTTGATGACTGGTAATAGCGCTGACCTGATGCTGGAAAGCGCCACCATTGACGAAGTGGATCACGCCTACCTGGGAAATGAAATGCTCTACACCGGTTACAGCGCCATGTTTGAAGCTGTGACCAGTGAGCGCATGCGGTTGTCTCAGACAATGCGTGCTTTTGTTCGCGCTCTTAACCGAGGTATGAACGGCACCGGAATTAAAGCGGGTACCGATGATGCCGGTGTTGACGAAGAGGGCCGGAATACCATAGGCGGGGCGATTATTGGCAAGGTACGCCGGGTGAACAATATCCCGATCATGACCGCGCTGATCCCGTTATCTGATGGTCAGTCTATTTCGCTGATTTTCCACTCACCGACTGCGGATAAAGGGAAAATTAAGAACAACGATTTGCTGGTGGCCTTCCGCTTCCTGCTGAATAAGCGTGATGTTACGCATATTGTCGCGCCGATCGGTGGCCGTGACGTGTCGCTGCAGCAGGTCAGCCAGGCGCTGGCGAACCTTACTGAGCGTAACAGCGCAAAATTTATTAAGCAGCAGTCTGCACAGGTGAAGCTGCGCGCTGACATCGAGGGGCTGAACGCCGAGGCGGATCAGCTTGGCGAGCAACAATCCGCGCTCCTTGAACAGGTCGAAACACACCAGCAAGCCCTCATGAGTAGCCAGACCGACGCGCAGCAGCTGCGTAACAAACTCGCTTCTCAACGGCAGATTAATGCCGATTTGGAAGCGCAACTCGCCGCGCTAAAAGCGAACGCCGGCAGTGAAAAAATTACGCTCCCCGGAGAGACTGGCCGAACCTTCACCGACACCACGCGCAAAGTAAAAGAGGGTCTTTCAATGAGCGGCATCGCCACGCTCAGCAATGGTGCCGAAGTGGCCTACAAAACGGCTGACGATAACGGCGATCTGGTGGGATGGGTGCAGATCACCGATCCATCAGGGCAGGTATACAAAATGCCGTCGCCGTCATCCCAGGGCGCGAAAATGGGCGAAACGGCAACCAAACTGCTGAAAGCGTACCGCGAGAATAAAGCTGATAAGTTTGTCGTGGCAGCACAAGAAGACAATGTACCACTGACAGAGCCTGCACCAACACCGCCACCAGCAGACCCCGCCCCGGGAAGTGACGATAACCAGCGCACCGGTAAGTATCGCTATGCGCTGGTAAACCGTCCGGCAGGCCCGGCGACCATCCCGGATGGTAATGTCGATATTCTTCCTCCAGTATCGCAAGATGAACCGTATGGCCGAATTGCGCGCCACGGCTTCGTTACGTATGACACACCACTGACAGATGCTGACATGGCTTCGTTTGAGCTGAAACTTATTCCCACTCATGCTGATCTCGATGCGCTGGCCGTTAGCATTGCTCAGGGCAGCATGAACAGCTACGCGAAAGAGTATCTGGAAATGGCAGAAGAGGACGCCGATACGTTCCGTTCTCAGGTCAGTATCTTTGCCCGAAAAGACGCGCCTAACGTAGCATTCCCGCAGGGTGATGATTTGGCGTATTTCCTCCAAGCAATGAAGGGCGCACTGGCCGAGGCTGCTAAAACGCCGCCAGAAAAAGATACCGGTACGGGTGAAGGTGGGGGAGAGGAAATCGTGAAAGAAGAAGTATCCGAGGCAGACCAGGCCGCGAATGATGCTCTGGCATACCTGCAAAGCATCCTGTCGTTGCAGTCAAAAGATATGAGCGTTATCCGTGATGCGCGAACCAAAGTCCGTGGGGCAATCGGAGCACTGCAGGCCGCTGGCCGTGATGTAGAAAACGAGCCGCTGGTGAACGATGCCGCGCAACACCTTTCCGATCTGCTGGTGGCAATTCAGCGAGAAGGAGCGACTGCATGA
- a CDS encoding lysis protein, translating into MGNFQEYCFYGMAAMAVFDRFILKRKKIRLVECGDAVVRGQALAFPLRFNVSCARLTGAMVEYSLRDSKNPTAVITGKTRTLDLSVKGMNEEYLLIDQRYLEAGTWLLSVRVTHGNSRMNPLYRIFPVQESITRSYGVTKDEQGVFSVIN; encoded by the coding sequence ATGGGTAATTTTCAGGAGTATTGCTTTTACGGTATGGCCGCAATGGCCGTATTTGATCGCTTTATCCTAAAACGTAAAAAAATCAGGCTGGTTGAGTGTGGGGATGCCGTCGTGCGCGGGCAGGCATTGGCGTTCCCGTTACGGTTTAACGTCTCCTGCGCGCGACTGACCGGCGCGATGGTGGAATACAGCCTGCGCGACTCCAAAAACCCAACGGCTGTTATCACTGGGAAAACACGGACCCTGGATTTATCGGTAAAAGGGATGAACGAGGAATATCTGCTGATTGACCAACGCTACCTTGAGGCCGGTACATGGCTGTTATCGGTTCGTGTCACACACGGTAACAGCCGCATGAATCCTCTGTACCGTATCTTCCCGGTTCAGGAGTCAATCACGCGTAGTTACGGCGTCACTAAAGATGAGCAGGGGGTTTTCAGTGTCATCAACTAA
- a CDS encoding holin, with protein sequence MFELETSLIHVLALSLLSGSGVFLHGVRDGRIKGNFLNFITEWVLAVLAGLTAYYVAQHKEWEQSLMYLAVLVASNNGREVTSALKDRFIAAMQFMFGPKGGEK encoded by the coding sequence GTGTTCGAGTTGGAAACAAGTTTGATCCATGTCCTCGCCCTATCCCTTCTCAGTGGCTCCGGCGTCTTCCTGCATGGGGTGCGTGACGGAAGGATTAAGGGAAATTTCCTGAATTTTATCACTGAGTGGGTCCTGGCAGTGCTGGCTGGGCTGACAGCGTATTACGTCGCCCAGCATAAAGAATGGGAGCAGAGCCTGATGTATCTGGCGGTGCTGGTGGCGAGTAATAACGGGCGAGAAGTAACAAGTGCGCTTAAGGACCGATTTATCGCTGCGATGCAGTTTATGTTCGGTCCTAAAGGAGGTGAAAAATGA
- a CDS encoding pyocin knob domain-containing protein translates to MSLRVDTIKEIKGIAPALAVEEGGTGGKTPADARKGLGFEDLGIGLPSQLVSPPFDWQQADFSIGQTQLVNVTGWLNAPAELKNPVGDVVTILCEVARTNVNRFAVRVVSQAMTATARYEYFVVMNGVKGNRTFNVVQEYNSDPTTVIPVANGGTGGKTPADARANLELNVRAIVGDKNLNEIGPLQEGMWGQSSVTYATSANGYPAIERGVLEFFRGGRNNGTQQYTTEAGRIFTRFLTAAWNGTDGPWGEWTEVAGLSSNKVLAAGVSLSDYAAFSQNQTYILSGARDDLPAGINGNCSIMSVRRAGGTIAALNQLLFTSVGLYYRTGSPNLTSNWTSITWYAGGDVNGWRLVGMEAMRSIGIGVETSPLITNFDWQQADFIVGSLQVAQFGGFKNAPEGVTYNSTTSITIETLQARGTLWVVKLLPLTISPGNKTEYTVVVIGAKGERTFQVTQNFNSDTPVPLSSGGHGGKTPAEARVNLELNTRGIAETKNINEIGPLQEGRWAKTTTTGATLTNGYPEDSAVGTLDVYAGGSYGCTQIFTARSGIVYSRYLTANWNGKDGPWSAWTSPKEDVPFPDVWAPLNDDLRLLAGFAPRDKLTVGDQTVELPSKSMTFTRASTATYIDKMGVLQTAAVNEPRFERAGLLLEGHSTNNMLNSEEPLKWASHSTLDKQAIVDGSTQAITFKGTVNAATSSNHLVINSAGVTAVAGDVFTLSARLKATSDKIRVRFTIDGTEKAQAFFNGVTGEFISANSNLSCTVVPQGDGYAYISVTYTADAAGVVNGNIWFNGAAPVAIGQSIFAQTVQFEKNPVATSYIPTGAAAATRAVENANIPAERNIGYRLVGDKFNRTLAFELAVERFSPPSPTYFDAIRGLNANNDIILRIMDTSLRSYRAGGGPIININTPFASKTYVQTIDTTDRLSLFMDGKTDSGVGGPTTPTTSASGLNFAAHPNVVYHVRNFRLWHRLLSGSQVRGLR, encoded by the coding sequence ATGTCATTAAGAGTAGATACGATTAAAGAAATTAAAGGGATTGCGCCTGCGCTGGCCGTAGAAGAAGGTGGAACGGGAGGAAAAACACCTGCAGATGCGCGTAAAGGTCTGGGATTTGAAGATCTGGGTATCGGTCTGCCATCACAGCTTGTATCGCCTCCGTTTGACTGGCAGCAGGCAGATTTTTCAATCGGTCAAACTCAGCTGGTTAACGTCACAGGCTGGCTCAATGCTCCAGCTGAACTGAAAAACCCGGTTGGCGATGTCGTAACTATTTTGTGTGAAGTGGCTCGAACTAACGTAAACAGATTTGCTGTTCGCGTAGTATCACAGGCAATGACGGCCACTGCGCGATACGAATATTTTGTTGTGATGAATGGCGTTAAAGGCAATCGTACATTTAATGTCGTACAGGAATATAACAGTGATCCCACAACAGTTATACCCGTTGCCAATGGTGGCACAGGTGGAAAGACTCCTGCCGATGCCAGGGCTAACCTGGAGTTGAATGTCCGCGCCATTGTGGGTGACAAAAATCTCAATGAGATAGGCCCACTCCAGGAGGGTATGTGGGGGCAATCCAGCGTTACTTACGCCACTTCTGCCAATGGATACCCGGCTATAGAGCGAGGGGTGCTGGAATTTTTCAGGGGAGGGCGAAATAACGGTACTCAGCAATACACTACTGAGGCAGGGCGCATTTTTACCCGTTTTCTAACCGCTGCCTGGAACGGTACAGATGGTCCGTGGGGCGAGTGGACGGAGGTGGCCGGACTCAGTTCCAACAAGGTGCTAGCTGCTGGTGTAAGCCTGTCTGATTATGCAGCGTTTTCGCAAAATCAGACGTACATTCTTTCCGGTGCGCGCGACGACCTGCCAGCAGGTATTAACGGTAATTGTTCGATCATGTCTGTCCGTCGTGCCGGTGGCACAATTGCAGCGCTTAATCAGTTACTGTTTACCAGTGTCGGCTTATATTACCGCACTGGCTCCCCTAATCTCACGTCAAACTGGACCAGCATAACCTGGTACGCTGGTGGCGATGTAAACGGCTGGCGTCTGGTAGGAATGGAGGCAATGCGCTCCATCGGGATCGGGGTTGAAACGTCACCGCTGATCACAAACTTCGACTGGCAACAGGCCGACTTTATCGTTGGCTCACTGCAGGTGGCTCAGTTTGGTGGCTTCAAAAACGCGCCGGAGGGCGTTACCTACAACTCAACAACGTCGATCACCATCGAAACTCTGCAAGCACGCGGCACACTGTGGGTTGTTAAACTTCTCCCGCTCACCATATCGCCGGGGAATAAAACCGAATATACCGTTGTGGTTATCGGTGCTAAAGGCGAGCGAACTTTCCAGGTAACGCAGAATTTTAACAGCGATACGCCTGTACCTCTTAGCAGTGGCGGTCATGGAGGCAAAACTCCAGCAGAAGCTCGGGTGAATCTTGAGCTTAATACGCGGGGCATTGCAGAGACAAAAAACATCAATGAGATCGGTCCGCTCCAGGAGGGGCGCTGGGCCAAAACAACCACAACCGGCGCTACTCTCACTAATGGTTATCCAGAAGATAGCGCAGTCGGTACACTTGATGTGTATGCGGGCGGCAGCTATGGATGCACGCAGATCTTTACAGCGCGCAGCGGTATCGTCTACTCCCGTTACCTGACTGCCAACTGGAACGGGAAAGATGGTCCCTGGAGCGCATGGACATCACCAAAAGAAGATGTTCCTTTCCCAGATGTATGGGCACCACTTAATGATGACCTGCGCCTACTGGCGGGCTTCGCGCCACGCGACAAGCTGACAGTTGGGGATCAAACGGTAGAGTTGCCGTCTAAGTCCATGACGTTTACCCGCGCCAGTACGGCGACATATATTGATAAAATGGGCGTACTACAGACCGCTGCAGTGAATGAACCCCGTTTTGAACGGGCTGGTTTGTTACTCGAAGGGCATAGCACCAACAACATGCTAAACAGCGAAGAACCCTTGAAATGGGCTTCTCATAGTACGCTGGACAAGCAAGCCATCGTGGACGGATCAACGCAGGCTATTACCTTCAAAGGTACAGTAAATGCTGCCACCAGCTCTAATCACTTAGTAATTAATAGTGCTGGTGTTACAGCTGTGGCAGGTGACGTTTTCACCCTTTCAGCCCGACTTAAGGCTACCTCAGATAAAATTCGCGTCCGCTTTACAATAGACGGGACTGAGAAAGCACAGGCATTTTTCAATGGAGTGACTGGAGAGTTCATCAGTGCCAATTCGAACCTATCCTGCACAGTGGTGCCGCAAGGTGACGGATACGCATATATAAGCGTTACGTACACAGCAGACGCAGCAGGGGTTGTAAATGGCAATATCTGGTTCAACGGTGCCGCGCCGGTTGCCATTGGTCAGAGCATATTTGCTCAGACCGTTCAGTTTGAAAAGAACCCGGTAGCAACCAGCTACATACCTACTGGCGCAGCTGCTGCCACGCGAGCGGTTGAAAACGCCAACATTCCAGCAGAACGCAATATCGGATACCGGCTGGTAGGTGACAAGTTCAACCGCACATTAGCCTTTGAACTTGCGGTAGAAAGATTTTCGCCACCTTCTCCAACTTATTTTGACGCGATAAGAGGGCTAAACGCAAATAACGATATCATCTTGCGCATCATGGACACCTCCCTGCGATCCTATCGAGCGGGCGGCGGTCCGATCATCAACATCAACACTCCGTTTGCCAGCAAAACGTATGTTCAGACTATTGATACAACGGACCGGTTATCGCTGTTTATGGATGGTAAAACGGACAGTGGTGTGGGCGGACCTACCACGCCAACCACGTCAGCATCCGGCCTTAACTTCGCTGCGCATCCAAACGTTGTTTATCACGTCCGCAATTTCCGTCTTTGGCACCGTCTGTTATCGGGCAGCCAAGTCAGAGGACTCCGCTAA